One genomic window of Mycetocola zhujimingii includes the following:
- a CDS encoding type IV secretory system conjugative DNA transfer family protein, with amino-acid sequence MSASNRRNQGAIDGQTIAMIVGLILVVAALGTTWLAVSWGSKLDGVNPELTTDPFGLFFGVLRGTVVWPASATWIAAVTAGLLLVVAVLLAFVASRARRRRSNVDGAAAHMGKGRDLRALSASGAKRTAQRLGIDNWNGVPIGITVAGKRQLYGSPEDMHIDIWGPRTGKSTSRAIPAILSAPGAVLTTSNKRDVLDATRDVRAEKGTIWAFDPQRIAAEPPSWWWNPLSYVTDDVKAAKLAAHFASGSRAGDSRADPYFDNAGQDLLAGFLLAAALANLPITKAFTWTTTPGDETPVDILREHGYEQMADAVDGQVNGESRRRDSVYGTAAQMASCLKVRAIAEWVTPLGGNVAGDHGPQFDPYAFARSSDTLYSLSKEGKGTAGPLVTALTAATVEAAEELATTQAGGRLAVPMLGVLDEAANVCRWHDLPDLYSHYGSRGIVLMTILQSWSQGVQVWGRDGMRKLWSASNIAVYGGGVKEPEFLNELSQMVGDYDKHTTSTNVGRGNRSTSHQVQRERTLDIADLGALPRGRAVVFASGAPATLVETVPWMRGPHAEAVRASIKAHDPSARAAGTVPAAADAWLAAAPMKEDKP; translated from the coding sequence ATGAGCGCATCGAATAGGCGCAACCAGGGCGCGATCGACGGCCAGACAATCGCGATGATTGTTGGGCTTATTCTCGTCGTTGCGGCGCTTGGCACCACCTGGTTGGCCGTCTCGTGGGGATCCAAACTTGACGGCGTTAACCCGGAGCTGACAACGGATCCATTCGGGCTGTTCTTCGGCGTGCTGCGCGGCACCGTCGTCTGGCCCGCGTCCGCGACATGGATCGCGGCCGTCACCGCAGGCCTCCTGCTGGTCGTGGCCGTTCTCCTCGCCTTCGTCGCATCACGAGCGCGTCGACGCCGGAGCAACGTCGACGGCGCAGCTGCTCATATGGGCAAAGGCCGCGACCTTCGCGCTCTGTCCGCCAGCGGCGCGAAGCGCACCGCGCAGCGTCTTGGTATCGACAATTGGAACGGTGTTCCTATCGGCATTACCGTGGCCGGGAAGCGCCAGCTCTACGGCTCCCCGGAAGATATGCACATCGATATTTGGGGCCCGCGTACCGGAAAGTCAACGAGCCGGGCGATCCCGGCGATTCTCTCGGCTCCAGGAGCGGTGCTCACCACATCGAACAAGCGTGACGTGCTCGACGCCACTCGGGACGTTCGGGCGGAGAAAGGCACCATCTGGGCGTTCGATCCGCAGCGCATCGCCGCCGAGCCGCCGAGCTGGTGGTGGAACCCGTTGAGCTACGTCACCGATGACGTGAAAGCGGCGAAGCTCGCCGCGCATTTCGCGTCGGGCTCTCGCGCCGGGGATTCTCGGGCTGATCCGTATTTCGACAACGCCGGCCAAGACCTCTTGGCTGGCTTTCTGCTTGCCGCGGCTCTTGCCAATCTGCCGATCACCAAAGCGTTTACCTGGACGACGACGCCGGGTGATGAAACGCCGGTCGACATTCTCCGCGAGCACGGGTACGAGCAGATGGCGGATGCCGTCGACGGGCAGGTGAACGGCGAATCTCGCCGTCGTGACAGCGTGTACGGCACCGCCGCGCAGATGGCGTCGTGCCTGAAGGTGCGAGCGATCGCGGAATGGGTCACCCCGCTCGGCGGCAACGTCGCCGGCGATCACGGCCCCCAGTTCGACCCGTACGCCTTCGCGCGCAGCAGCGACACCCTCTACAGCCTCTCCAAAGAGGGAAAGGGAACTGCTGGGCCGCTCGTCACCGCGCTCACGGCCGCGACCGTCGAAGCAGCCGAAGAACTCGCCACCACTCAGGCCGGTGGCCGGCTCGCAGTGCCGATGCTCGGCGTTCTTGACGAAGCGGCGAACGTGTGCCGCTGGCACGACTTACCCGACCTGTACTCCCACTACGGCTCCCGCGGAATCGTCTTGATGACAATTCTGCAGTCCTGGTCACAGGGCGTTCAGGTGTGGGGCCGCGACGGGATGCGCAAACTCTGGTCCGCCTCGAACATCGCCGTCTACGGCGGCGGTGTGAAGGAACCTGAGTTTCTGAACGAGCTGTCCCAAATGGTCGGCGACTACGACAAGCACACCACGTCAACGAACGTCGGCCGGGGCAACCGGTCGACGTCGCATCAGGTCCAGCGGGAGCGCACGTTGGATATCGCCGACCTCGGAGCGTTGCCGCGCGGCCGCGCCGTCGTATTCGCTTCCGGAGCCCCGGCGACGTTGGTTGAAACTGTGCCGTGGATGCGTGGGCCACACGCTGAGGCTGTGCGCGCCTCGATCAAGGCACACGATCCATCCGCTCGAGCTGCAGGCACTGTGCCCGCTGCCGCTGACGCCTGGCTCGCGGCGGCCCCGATGAAGGAGGACAAGCCATGA
- a CDS encoding DUF4913 domain-containing protein, with the protein MSDLDDFRDDDNKPAEEPTPEPQLFYGSADEFMRERLRFTYSRRVGGGNASFRWSARWWEHPEALARIDALWRAWEHLRLDGATGSSAWWIEHADHHMPILMSPEGPFAKSEDTNRPGEPLPYEAPPEGLFPDMRVS; encoded by the coding sequence ATGAGCGACCTTGACGACTTCCGCGACGACGACAACAAGCCGGCCGAAGAGCCGACTCCTGAACCCCAACTGTTCTACGGTTCCGCTGATGAGTTCATGCGCGAACGACTGCGCTTCACATACTCGCGCCGTGTCGGCGGCGGTAATGCCTCGTTCCGGTGGTCCGCGCGCTGGTGGGAGCACCCCGAAGCGCTTGCCCGTATCGATGCGCTCTGGCGTGCCTGGGAGCACCTACGCCTGGACGGAGCAACTGGGTCCAGCGCTTGGTGGATCGAGCACGCCGATCACCACATGCCGATCCTGATGAGCCCGGAGGGCCCCTTCGCGAAGTCCGAGGACACCAACCGTCCCGGCGAACCGTTGCCTTATGAAGCTCCCCCAGAGGGGTTGTTCCCCGACATGCGAGTGAGCTGA